A region from the Capra hircus breed San Clemente chromosome X unlocalized genomic scaffold, ASM170441v1, whole genome shotgun sequence genome encodes:
- the SLC25A14 gene encoding brain mitochondrial carrier protein 1 isoform X3, translating into MGIFPGIILIFLRVKFATAAVIHQKSATVSHEMSGLNWKPFVYGGLASIVAEFGTFPVDLTKTRLQVQGQSIDVRFKEIKYRGMFHALFRIYKEEGVLALYSGIAPALLRQASYGTIKIGIYQSLKRLFVERLEDETLLINMICGVVSGVISSAIANPTDVLKIRMQAQGSLFQGSMIGSFIDIYQQEGTRGLWRGVVPTAQRAAIVVGVELPVYDITKKHLILSGLMGDTILTHFVSSFTCGLAGALASNPVDVVRTRMMNQRAIVGHVDLYKGTLDGILKMWKHEGFFALYKGFWPNWLRLGPWNIIFFITYEQLKRLQI; encoded by the exons caCCAGAAAAGTGCCACTGTAAGCCATGAGATGTCTGGTCTGAATTGGAAACCCTTTGTATATGGCGGCCTTGCCTCTATTGTTGCTGAGTTTG GAACTTTCCCTGTGGACCTGACCAAAACGCgacttcaagttcaaggccaaagTATAGATGTCCGCTTCAAAGAGATAAAATACCGAGGAATGTTTCATGCCTTGTTCCGAATCTATAAAGAAGAAGGTGTTTTGGCTCTATATTCAGG AATCGCTCCTGCTTTACTAAGACAGGCATCATATGGCACCATTAAAATTGGCATTTACCAGAGCTTGAAGAGATTATTTGTAGAACGTTTAGAAG atgaaactCTTTTAATTAATATGATATGTGGAGTAGTGTCAGGAGTGATATCTTCTGCTATAGCCAATCCCACTGATGTGCTGAAG ATTCGAATGCAGGCTCAAGGAAGCTTGTTCCAAGGCAGCATGATTGGCAGCTTCATTGATATATACCAACAAGAGGGTACCCGGGGTTTGTGGAGG GGTGTTGTCCCAACTGCTCAGCGGGCTGCCATCGTCGTGGGAGTAGAGCTACCAGTCTATGATATTACGAAGAAGCACTTGATATTGTCAGGGCTGATGGGAGACACAATCTTAACTCACTTTGT TTCCAGCTTTACATGTGGCTTGGCTGGGGCTCTGGCTTCCAATCCAGTTGATGTGGTACGAACTCGCATGATGAACCAGAGGGCAATTGTGGGACACGTGGACCTCTATAAGGGCACTTTGGATGGCATTTTAAAG ATGTGGAAACACGAGGGCTTTTTTGCACTCTATAAAGGATTTTGGCCAAACTGGCTTCGACTTGGACCCTGGAACATCATT TTTTTTATTACATACGAGCAGCTCAAGAGGCTTCAAATCTAA
- the SLC25A14 gene encoding brain mitochondrial carrier protein 1 isoform X2, whose product MGIFPGIILIFLRVKFATAAVIVSGHQKSATVSHEMSGLNWKPFVYGGLASIVAEFGTFPVDLTKTRLQVQGQSIDVRFKEIKYRGMFHALFRIYKEEGVLALYSGIAPALLRQASYGTIKIGIYQSLKRLFVERLEDETLLINMICGVVSGVISSAIANPTDVLKIRMQAQGSLFQGSMIGSFIDIYQQEGTRGLWRGVVPTAQRAAIVVGVELPVYDITKKHLILSGLMGDTILTHFVSSFTCGLAGALASNPVDVVRTRMMNQRAIVGHVDLYKGTLDGILKMWKHEGFFALYKGFWPNWLRLGPWNIIFFITYEQLKRLQI is encoded by the exons caCCAGAAAAGTGCCACTGTAAGCCATGAGATGTCTGGTCTGAATTGGAAACCCTTTGTATATGGCGGCCTTGCCTCTATTGTTGCTGAGTTTG GAACTTTCCCTGTGGACCTGACCAAAACGCgacttcaagttcaaggccaaagTATAGATGTCCGCTTCAAAGAGATAAAATACCGAGGAATGTTTCATGCCTTGTTCCGAATCTATAAAGAAGAAGGTGTTTTGGCTCTATATTCAGG AATCGCTCCTGCTTTACTAAGACAGGCATCATATGGCACCATTAAAATTGGCATTTACCAGAGCTTGAAGAGATTATTTGTAGAACGTTTAGAAG atgaaactCTTTTAATTAATATGATATGTGGAGTAGTGTCAGGAGTGATATCTTCTGCTATAGCCAATCCCACTGATGTGCTGAAG ATTCGAATGCAGGCTCAAGGAAGCTTGTTCCAAGGCAGCATGATTGGCAGCTTCATTGATATATACCAACAAGAGGGTACCCGGGGTTTGTGGAGG GGTGTTGTCCCAACTGCTCAGCGGGCTGCCATCGTCGTGGGAGTAGAGCTACCAGTCTATGATATTACGAAGAAGCACTTGATATTGTCAGGGCTGATGGGAGACACAATCTTAACTCACTTTGT TTCCAGCTTTACATGTGGCTTGGCTGGGGCTCTGGCTTCCAATCCAGTTGATGTGGTACGAACTCGCATGATGAACCAGAGGGCAATTGTGGGACACGTGGACCTCTATAAGGGCACTTTGGATGGCATTTTAAAG ATGTGGAAACACGAGGGCTTTTTTGCACTCTATAAAGGATTTTGGCCAAACTGGCTTCGACTTGGACCCTGGAACATCATT TTTTTTATTACATACGAGCAGCTCAAGAGGCTTCAAATCTAA